From candidate division KSB1 bacterium, the proteins below share one genomic window:
- a CDS encoding aminotransferase class I/II-fold pyridoxal phosphate-dependent enzyme, translating to MKGTKMENVVPPLAQRIKQTPSSATVRIADIATDLKSKDIAVLDFSAGRAAEHSPDYINQAASQALLTGDTHQTKAQGKHDYLEMVARKLERENNLSLDPDKSIMATMGCKNGLTLALLAIIGPGDEVIVEDPCFVSYQATIGVCGGVTVPVPIRRENRFRWTHAELEAAVTERTRCILLCSPQNPTGTVHAEEDLDMIAAVAQKHNLWVICDEIYERVTWKAREHICLATRPGMQERTIGLMGFTKTFSMGGWRIGFMYAPESIISAAVIFQQHLMTCAGSFTQAGAAFALAEEYRPEVKQMWVDWEKRCDTVATEINKIPGLSCLPPEGGFYAWINIAETGEKSEAFAERMLSDQHIALVPGAPFGASGDDYVRMTCVKSWDDLHLGLTRIRQGL from the coding sequence ATGAAAGGAACTAAGATGGAAAACGTCGTGCCGCCCCTCGCGCAGAGGATAAAACAAACCCCTTCTTCTGCCACGGTGCGCATTGCCGATATCGCTACCGATTTAAAAAGTAAAGACATCGCTGTTCTCGACTTTTCAGCAGGACGGGCTGCTGAGCACAGCCCGGATTACATTAATCAGGCTGCCTCCCAAGCCCTTTTGACCGGGGATACGCACCAGACGAAAGCCCAGGGTAAACATGACTACCTTGAAATGGTCGCACGTAAACTGGAGCGGGAAAATAATCTTTCTCTCGACCCTGACAAATCTATCATGGCAACCATGGGCTGCAAAAACGGGCTAACTCTGGCGCTGCTGGCAATCATCGGTCCCGGAGACGAAGTGATCGTTGAAGATCCCTGTTTTGTCAGTTACCAGGCGACCATCGGAGTTTGTGGTGGCGTGACGGTTCCGGTGCCGATTCGCCGTGAAAACAGGTTTCGCTGGACGCACGCAGAGCTGGAAGCGGCCGTTACCGAGCGCACCCGCTGTATCTTGTTGTGCTCGCCGCAAAATCCCACCGGTACGGTCCACGCCGAAGAAGACCTCGACATGATTGCGGCTGTCGCCCAAAAACACAATCTCTGGGTCATCTGTGACGAGATTTATGAACGAGTAACGTGGAAAGCCCGCGAGCATATTTGCCTGGCGACGCGGCCTGGCATGCAAGAACGCACAATTGGACTTATGGGATTTACCAAGACATTTTCCATGGGCGGCTGGCGCATAGGTTTTATGTATGCGCCGGAGTCTATTATTTCAGCCGCCGTCATATTTCAGCAGCACCTGATGACTTGCGCCGGATCGTTTACCCAGGCTGGAGCTGCTTTTGCGTTAGCAGAAGAATATCGACCGGAAGTCAAGCAGATGTGGGTCGATTGGGAGAAACGCTGCGACACTGTAGCTACCGAGATCAACAAAATACCCGGGCTGTCATGTTTGCCGCCGGAAGGTGGGTTTTATGCCTGGATCAACATAGCAGAAACCGGGGAAAAATCAGAAGCCTTTGCAGAAAGAATGCTTAGCGACCAGCACATTGCCCTTGTGCCAGGGGCGCCTTTTGGCGCCAGTGGAGACGACTATGTCAGGATGACTTGTGTTAAATCATGGGATGACTTGCATTTAGGACTTACCAGAATTAGACAAGGTCTCTAA